In Candidatus Methylomirabilota bacterium, the sequence CGGCTTCGAGGAAGCCTGGATCGGAGAGCACTTCACGGCGGTATGGGAGAACATCCCGTGCCCCGACCTCTTCATCGCCAAGGCGCTCGGCATGACGCGGACGCTCACGCTGGCCACCGGCGTCTCGTGTCTCCCGAATCACCACCCCCTGATGCTGGCCCAGCGCATCGCCCAGCTCGACCAGCTCGCGCGCGGCCGCTTCTACTGGGGCGTGGGCTCAGGCGGCTTTCCGGGCGACTTCGAGCTCTTCGGCATCAACCCGCAGGCCGGCGAGCACCGGGAGGTGACGCGGGCGGCCCTCGAGCTGATCCTGCAGCTCTGGACCGACCCGAAGCCCGGCCTCTACGAATCCAAGTACTGGCGCTTCCGGGTGCCGGACCCGCAGGAGGACATCGGGCTCTGGCTGCACCTGCGTCCCTACCAGCGGCCCCATCCGCCGATCGCCGTGGCCGGTGTGTCGGCCGACTCGGAGACGCTGGTGCTGGCCGGGGAGCGCGGCTACTTGCCGATGAGCATCAACTTCGTCCCGGCCCGCATCCTCCGCACGCACTGGGCCGGGGTGGAGACGGGGGCGCGCCGGGCCGGGCGGCCCGCGGACCGCGCGAGCTGGCGCGTGGCCCGCGACATCTACGTCGCCGACACGACCGCCCGGGCCCGACGCGAGGCGCTCGCCGGCCCGCTCGCGCGGGACTGGAAGGGCTACTTCCTGCCGCTCCTGGCCAAGACCAAGCGGCTCGGCCTGCTCAAGGTCGACCCCGAGATGCCGGACGCGGAGGTCACGATCGAGTACCTGCTGGACCACATCTGGATCGTGGGCGATCCCGACACGGTGGCGGTGAAGCTCGCCGCCCTGCGGGCCGATGTGGGGGGCTTCGGTCGGCTCCTCGTCATCGGCCACGAGTGGGAGCCCCACGAGGCGTGGGTCCACTCGATGACCCTCCTCACGGAGCAGGTCGCGCCGCGTCTCACCGGTTGACAGGAGCCGGGCCCGGCACTACCGTGCAAGAGCCCGCCACCGCCCGATGGTCGATCGCGAGGGAGGACCGATGGACTCGACCGAGCTCTGCTTCACGCCCGCCACCGAGCTGAGCCGTCTCATCCGGGCCCGCCAGCTCTCGCCCGTGGAGCTGACCGACGCCGTGCTCGCCCGGGTCGAGCGGCTCAACGGGAAGCTCAATGCCTTCCTCACCGTCACCGCCGAGCGCGCCCGCACGGAAGCCCGGGCCGCCGAGGAGCGCGCCCGCCGCGGGACGCTCCTGAGCTCGCTCGACGGGATCCCGTACTCCATCAAGGACCTCGAGCCGACCGCCGGCGTCCGCACCACCTTCGGCTCGAAGTGGTTCGAGCACAACGTGCCGGCGGAGGACGGCGCCGTGG encodes:
- a CDS encoding LLM class flavin-dependent oxidoreductase; translated protein: MRLGYFTMPLHPPGADPALTMEADLQQLVVLEGLGFEEAWIGEHFTAVWENIPCPDLFIAKALGMTRTLTLATGVSCLPNHHPLMLAQRIAQLDQLARGRFYWGVGSGGFPGDFELFGINPQAGEHREVTRAALELILQLWTDPKPGLYESKYWRFRVPDPQEDIGLWLHLRPYQRPHPPIAVAGVSADSETLVLAGERGYLPMSINFVPARILRTHWAGVETGARRAGRPADRASWRVARDIYVADTTARARREALAGPLARDWKGYFLPLLAKTKRLGLLKVDPEMPDAEVTIEYLLDHIWIVGDPDTVAVKLAALRADVGGFGRLLVIGHEWEPHEAWVHSMTLLTEQVAPRLTG